A window of Cryptomeria japonica chromosome 3, Sugi_1.0, whole genome shotgun sequence contains these coding sequences:
- the LOC131041374 gene encoding uncharacterized protein LOC131041374 produces MEDLSMDLSLNLSPPAAPPDLQLALTSSPTPTPTPVNEQEQEREGSRSFPWPHFSLIGQEEGSAPFSVPLPANRIRGALRRRVRSVPVLDSGAPSSRLLCTEAVESYKQDAEKKYGDDKKRIHENGNENREASVETEEKANANFECNICLEMASEPVVTLCGHLFCWPCLYQWLHEYSSCKECPVCKGEVTDNNITPIYGRGVKGGSEGKGGLPLPLPPRPHAHRVESARQRERFRDGESAASLSRRVEEIIRVRNGRRLLLRLNSSENGNDRLYSEQHVSRFRATRRALQQQTDHALEERLHMRERLFGRRHPLRFSSTAATAIEDEEEEEEEGPTRRRRRGIDEREAFGVLAFDRMAAIRARLASMEGMLQSFATITPPPEETESLPLLVIPSMSGNEVGEGERNASSSSSFLSDTTRDTQSAGASALDTDTVSPTRKVRRI; encoded by the coding sequence ATGGAGGATTTATCCATGGATCTCTCTTTAAATCTGAGCCCTCCAGCGGCGCCGCCTGACCTGCAGCTGGCCCTCACCTCATCTCCAACGCCAACGCCAACGCCAGTGAATGAACAGGAACAGGAACGGGAAGGCTCCAGATCATTCCCATGGCCCCATTTTTCTTTAATCGGACAAGAAGAAGGCTCCGCCCCCTTTTCCGTCCCTCTTCCTGCAAATCGTATAAGAGGCGCCCTCCGCCGCCGAGTGAGGTCTGTCCCGGTTTTGGATTCGGGCGCTCCGTCTTCGCGACTGCTTTGCACTGAAGCCGTTGAATCCTACAAACAAGATGCAGAGAAAAAATATGGCGATGATAAGAAGAGAATTCACGAGAATGGAAATGAAAACAGAGAAGCGAGCGTAGAGACAGAGGAAAAAGCAAATGCGAATTTTGAATGCAATATTTGTCTGGAGATGGCGTCGGAGCCTGTGGTCACATTGTGTGGGCACCTGTTTTGTTGGCCTTGCCTTTATCAATGGCTACACGAGTATTCCTCTTGTAAAGAATGCCCTGTCTGCAAAGGCGAGGTTACAGATAACAATATAACGCCGATTTACGGCAGAGGCGTAAAAGGAGGAAGCGAGGGTAAAGGGGGGCTTCCTCTTCCTCTCCCGCCCCGCCCTCACGCTCACAGGGTTGAGAGTGCAAGGCAAAGAGAGAGATTTAGAGATGGGGAAAGCGCTGCTTCTCTGTCCAGACGTGTGGAGGAAATCATTCGCGTGAGAAACGGGCGGAGGCTTCTCTTGCGCTTAAATAGCAGTGAAAATGGTAATGATCGCTTGTATTCCGAGCAACATGTGAGCCGTTTCAGGGCTACACGCCGCGCGCTGCAGCAGCAAACGGATCATGCTTTGGAAGAGCGCCTTCATATGCGCGAGCGTCTCTTTGGGCGGAGGCATCCTTTACGATTCTCATCCACTGCTGCAACTGCGATCgaggatgaggaggaagaggaagaagaggggCCAACGAGGCGGAGGAGAAGGGGTATTGACGAGAGAGAAGCGTTTGGCGTGCTGGCATTTGATCGAATGGCGGCTATTCGAGCTCGCCTTGCAAGTATGGAAGGTATGTTACAATCCTTTGCCACTATAACTCCTCCACCTGAAGAGACGGAGTCCTTACCACTCCTCGTAATTCCTTCCATGAGTGGGAATGAGGTTGGGGAAGGGGAAAGAAACGCGTCATCAAGTAGTTCCTTTCTGTCTGACACAACAAGGGATACACAAAGCGCGGGTGCTTCCGCATTAGATACGGATACGGTTTCTCCTACAAGAAAAGTCCGGCGAATCTAG